A section of the Clostridium sp. TW13 genome encodes:
- the queA gene encoding tRNA preQ1(34) S-adenosylmethionine ribosyltransferase-isomerase QueA: MDVKDFDFYLPEELIAQHPLEQRDSSRLMVLNKETGEITHKVFHDVIDYLNPGDTLVLNNTRVLPARLIGEKEESGGKIEFLLLKRIDKDTWECLAKPGKKAKVGARFSFGDGILIAEVTAIGEEGNRIIRFSYEGIFEEILDRLGQMPLPPYIHERLEDKERYQTVYSKEEGSAAAPTAGLHFTKELLKRIEEKGINVVYLTLHVGLGTFRPVKADTIEEHHMHSEYYHLSKESADIINATKQRGNKVVSVGTTSTRTLESIADDNGEVREQSGWTDIFIYPGYKYKVVDALITNFHLPESTLIMLVSALAGRDHVLNAYNTAVKEKYRFFSFGDAMFIVK; the protein is encoded by the coding sequence ATGGACGTAAAAGATTTTGATTTTTATTTACCAGAGGAATTGATTGCACAACATCCTTTAGAACAAAGGGATTCATCAAGACTTATGGTATTAAATAAGGAAACAGGAGAGATAACTCATAAAGTATTTCATGATGTTATTGATTATTTAAATCCAGGAGATACTTTGGTTCTAAATAATACAAGAGTTTTGCCAGCTAGACTTATTGGTGAAAAAGAAGAATCTGGGGGTAAAATTGAGTTTTTATTACTAAAAAGAATAGATAAGGATACTTGGGAGTGTCTTGCAAAGCCTGGAAAGAAAGCAAAAGTTGGTGCTAGGTTTAGCTTTGGAGATGGGATACTAATTGCAGAAGTAACTGCAATTGGCGAAGAAGGAAATAGGATAATTAGATTTTCATATGAAGGCATTTTTGAAGAAATATTAGATAGACTTGGCCAAATGCCATTGCCTCCATATATACATGAGAGATTAGAAGATAAGGAAAGATATCAAACTGTATATTCAAAGGAAGAAGGTTCAGCAGCAGCACCAACAGCAGGACTTCATTTTACAAAAGAATTATTAAAACGTATTGAAGAAAAGGGCATTAATGTAGTATATTTAACATTGCATGTTGGACTTGGTACTTTTAGACCTGTAAAAGCTGATACTATAGAAGAGCATCATATGCATTCAGAATATTATCACTTATCAAAGGAATCTGCAGATATAATAAATGCTACTAAGCAAAGAGGCAATAAAGTAGTTTCAGTTGGAACTACATCAACAAGAACGTTAGAAAGTATTGCTGATGACAATGGAGAAGTAAGAGAACAAAGTGGATGGACAGATATATTTATTTATCCAGGATATAAATATAAAGTAGTAGATGCACTTATTACTAATTTTCATCTGCCTGAATCTACATTAATTATGCTTGTAAGTGCTTTAGCAGGCAGAGATCATGTTTTAAACGCATATAATACTGCTGTTAAAGAAAAATACAGATTTTTCTCTTTTGGAGATGCAATGTTTATCGTAAAATAA
- the tgt gene encoding tRNA guanosine(34) transglycosylase Tgt, whose translation MSKRYTLLKKDGEARRGEFRTPHGVIQTPVFMNVGTLAAIKGAVSSMDLKEIGCQVELSNTYHLHLRPTDTVVAKMGGLHKFMNWDRPILTDSGGFQVFSLAQMRKIKEEGVYFNSHIDGKKIFMGPEESMQIQSNLASTIAMAFDECIEIPSPRDYVERSVERTTRWLERCKIEMDRLNSLEGTINKEQMLFGINQGAIFQDLRINHAKTISKFDLDGYAIGGLAVGETHEEMYRTIESVVEYLPQDKPIYLMGVGTPSNILEAVSRGVDFFDCVLPARNGRHGHVFTKHGKINIMNAKFELDSNPIDEGCQCPACKNYSRAYIRHLFKAKEMLAMRLCVLHNLYFYNKLMEDIRNAIDGGYFQDFKAQKHEEWGVKA comes from the coding sequence TTGTCTAAGAGATATACTCTTTTGAAAAAAGATGGAGAAGCGAGAAGAGGTGAATTTAGAACTCCTCATGGAGTTATTCAGACACCTGTATTTATGAATGTTGGAACTTTAGCTGCTATTAAGGGAGCAGTATCCTCAATGGATTTGAAAGAAATAGGTTGCCAAGTTGAGTTATCAAACACTTATCATTTACATTTAAGACCTACAGATACTGTAGTGGCTAAAATGGGTGGTTTACATAAGTTTATGAATTGGGATAGGCCGATACTAACAGATTCTGGTGGGTTTCAAGTGTTTTCATTGGCTCAAATGAGAAAAATAAAGGAAGAGGGAGTTTACTTTAATTCTCATATTGATGGGAAAAAGATATTTATGGGTCCAGAAGAAAGTATGCAAATCCAAAGCAACTTAGCTTCAACTATAGCAATGGCTTTTGACGAATGTATTGAGATTCCATCTCCAAGAGATTATGTAGAAAGATCTGTAGAAAGAACTACTAGATGGCTTGAAAGATGTAAGATTGAGATGGATAGACTTAATTCTTTAGAAGGAACTATTAATAAAGAGCAAATGCTTTTTGGGATTAACCAAGGAGCTATATTTCAAGATCTTAGAATAAATCATGCCAAAACTATAAGCAAATTTGATTTAGATGGATATGCAATTGGTGGTTTGGCTGTAGGCGAAACACATGAGGAAATGTATAGAACCATAGAAAGTGTAGTAGAATATCTTCCGCAAGATAAACCGATTTATTTAATGGGCGTAGGAACTCCAAGCAATATATTAGAGGCGGTGTCTAGAGGTGTAGATTTCTTTGATTGCGTATTGCCGGCTAGAAATGGTAGACATGGACATGTGTTTACTAAGCATGGTAAAATAAATATAATGAATGCAAAATTTGAATTGGATTCTAATCCGATTGATGAAGGTTGCCAATGTCCAGCTTGCAAAAATTACTCAAGAGCCTATATAAGACATTTGTTTAAGGCAAAGGAAATGTTGGCAATGAGACTATGTGTACTTCATAATCTTTATTTCTATAATAAACTTATGGAGGATATCAGAAATGCAATAGATGGGGGATACTTCCAAGACTTTAAAGCACAGAAGCATGAGGAATGGGGAGTAAAAGCCTAA
- the yajC gene encoding preprotein translocase subunit YajC, protein MPSELLVQLLIIVAMMGIFYAIVLIPERKRKKKYKETLDSLSVNDKVVTRGGLVGKVINVTEDEVVLESGPDRVRLRFTKQAISTVVSKKEDKETKKEDKEAKKEDK, encoded by the coding sequence ATGCCATCTGAATTATTAGTTCAATTATTAATAATAGTAGCAATGATGGGGATATTTTATGCTATAGTATTAATCCCTGAAAGAAAAAGAAAGAAGAAATATAAAGAAACTCTTGATAGTTTATCAGTAAATGATAAGGTAGTAACAAGAGGGGGATTAGTTGGTAAAGTTATAAATGTCACAGAAGACGAAGTAGTTTTAGAATCAGGTCCCGATAGAGTAAGACTTAGATTTACAAAACAAGCCATATCGACTGTAGTTTCTAAAAAAGAAGATAAAGAAACTAAAAAAGAAGATAAAGAAGCTAAAAAGGAAGATAAATAA
- a CDS encoding TIGR04086 family membrane protein — protein sequence MEHRGIMVNIFKGLLRSILITLIGVFILSLIMMVKDVNLKALGIAWVIITCISIFVGAIYSAKKNQERGWLVGLILGLLYYIILFIFTMILKEKVSFVLYDFYRLIIALAVGFFSGMLGINT from the coding sequence ATGGAGCACAGAGGAATAATGGTAAACATATTCAAAGGATTATTAAGGTCTATTTTGATTACACTTATTGGTGTATTTATACTGAGTTTAATAATGATGGTGAAAGATGTAAATCTAAAGGCATTAGGGATAGCTTGGGTAATAATTACTTGTATTAGTATTTTTGTAGGTGCTATATACAGCGCTAAGAAAAATCAAGAAAGAGGCTGGCTTGTTGGTCTTATTTTAGGATTGTTATATTATATTATTCTTTTTATTTTTACAATGATCTTAAAAGAAAAAGTTTCTTTTGTATTATATGACTTCTACAGATTAATTATTGCTTTAGCTGTAGGGTTCTTTTCTGGAATGCTAGGAATTAATACTTAA
- the scfA gene encoding six-cysteine ranthipeptide SCIFF — MKHIKTINKSSLKNSLCKPGCKECANSCQSACKTSCTVANLACEN; from the coding sequence ATGAAACACATAAAAACAATAAACAAATCTTCTTTAAAGAACAGCCTTTGTAAACCAGGATGTAAAGAATGTGCTAATTCATGTCAATCAGCATGTAAAACATCTTGTACTGTTGCAAACTTAGCGTGTGAAAACTAA